In the Malus domestica chromosome 16, GDT2T_hap1 genome, one interval contains:
- the LOC103402861 gene encoding 26S proteasome non-ATPase regulatory subunit 11 homolog, with protein sequence MSSSYLPATTDSIAQALEAKAPSESISILYRVLENPSASPEAIRIKEQAITNLSDLLRQENRADDLRNLLTQLRPFFNLIPKAKTAKIVRIIIDALAKIPDTSELQISLCKEMVQWTRDEKRTFLRQRVEARLASLLMESKEYSEALTLLSGLIKEVRRLDDKLLLVDIDLLESKLHFSLRNLPKAKASLTAARTAANSIYVPPAQQGTIDLQSGILHAEEKDYKTAYSYFFEAFEAFNALEDPRAVFSLKYMLLCKIMVSQADDVAGIISSKAGLQYLGPELDAMKAVADAHSKRSLKLFETALRDFKAQLEEDPIVHRHLSSLYDTLLEQNLCRLIEPFSRVEIAHIAELIELPIDHVEKKLSQMILDKKFAGTLDQGAGCLIIFDDPKTDAIYPATLETISNIGKVVDSLYVRSAKIMA encoded by the coding sequence ATGTCTTCATCGTATCTCCCAGCAACCACTGATTCGATTGCTCAGGCTTTAGAGGCCAAAGCTCCATCTGAATCCATCTCTATTCTTTATCGTGTTCTTGAAAACCCATCAGCATCTCCTGAAGCTATACGGATAAAGGAGCAGGCCATCACAAATCTTTCGGATCTTTTAAGACAAGAAAATCGGGCAGATGATCTTCGTAACCTCCTCACTCAGTTGAGGCCTTTTTTTAACTTGATTCCCAAGGCGAAAACTGCAAAAATTGTCCGCATTATTATTGATGCACTTGCTAAGATACCAGACACATCGGAACTTCAGATTTCCCTTTGCAAAGAAATGGTGCAGTGGACCCGTGATGAGAAGCGAACTTTCCTTAGACAGCGAGTGGAGGCCAGGCTTGCATCTCTTTTGATGGAAAGCAAGGAGTACTCAGAAGCACTAACACTCCTATCGGGCTTGATCAAGGAAGTGAGAAGGCTAGATGACAAGCTTCTTCTTGTGGACATAGATTTGTTGGAGAGTAAGCTCCACTTTTCTTTGAGAAATCTCCCTAAAGCCAAGGCTTCACTCACAGCTGCAAGAACAGCAGCCAATTCTATATATGTGCCTCCAGCTCAGCAAGGAACTATTGATTTGCAGAGCGGGATCCTTCACGCAGAAGAGAAGGACTACAAGACTGCTTACAGTTATTTCTTTGAAGCATTTGAAGCCTTTAATGCTCTTGAAGATCCTCGGGCTGTATTTAGCCTCAAGTATATGTTGCTGTGCAAAATTATGGTGAGCCAGGCTGATGATGTGGCAGGTATAATATCATCAAAAGCGGGCCTGCAGTACTTGGGACCTGAGCTGGATGCTATGAAAGCGGTTGCTGATGCTCACTCGAAGCGTTCTTTGAAGCTTTTTGAGACTGCTCTTCGTGATTTCAAGGCCCAGCTAGAGGAAGACCCTATTGTCCACAGGCACCTCTCCTCCCTGTACGACACTCTGTTGGAACAGAATCTCTGCAGGTTGATCGAGCCTTTCTCAAGGGTGGAGATTGCTCACATTGCAGAACTGATTGAACTGCCAATCGACCATGTGGAGAAGAAACTGTCTCAGATGATTTTGGACAAGAAGTTTGCAGGGACTTTGGACCAGGGCGCTGGATGCCTCATCATCTTTGACGATCCAAAGACAGATGCAATATACCCTGCAACGTTGGAGACCATATCCAACATCGGCAAGGTCGTGGACAGCCTCTACGTGAGGTCTGCGAAGATAATGGCGTGA